The Osmia bicornis bicornis chromosome 16, iOsmBic2.1, whole genome shotgun sequence genome includes the window taataattatttaaattagatAGTTACAATAACTTCATAAGTCTGAATTTAATGAAAgcatataataattttgagTTTGTATAATCATGCACAGCAATGATTGTATTGTTctaaattcatatttatacTTGCCCTAAGATCAACGATCCAACAGAAATAACttggaaattatttcatttccataaatttatttacaaacattgtaaattcatttattattttcaggaattgattttaaaataagaaCAATAGAATTAGATGGCAAGAAAATAAAACTACAAATATGGTAAGTATCGTATgtaaatgttataaataaaatatcttaaCAGAGAATAAATGGTAAcgtaataataacaaaatttcaagTAGAATTATTGCGTCCTAGAAAGAATTTGTTTGATATGAAAATTGCTTTTCAACGAAACTAATGTATCCTCTGTTTTAAAGGGATACAGCAGGACAAGAAAGGTTTCGTACAATAACCACAGCATATTATCGTGGTGCAATGGGTATAATGTTAGTTTACGATGTAACCAATGAAAAGAGCTTCGAGAATATAAAGAATTGGATCAGAAACATCGAAGAAAATGCTTCGGCAGATGTTGAGAAAATGCTGTTAGGCAATAAGTGCGAGCTCATAGAAAAACGACAGGTTTCAAAGGAACGGGGAGAACAACTTGCTGTTGAATATGGAATCAAATTCATGGAAACTTCTGCTAAGTCTAGTATCAATGTCGAGGAGGCATTTTATACTCTCGCAAGAGACATTAAGGCCAAAATGGAAAAGAAACTggtaaatatttttccaatgTGCTGTTTCTTACTTCTCTGTTTCTTGTTACATCAGAAAACAAaaacgttaattaatattatttttgtaataacattttttttatgaaatgcTTACTAGTTCTAATTTACTTTCTTTATACCCACTATATTTCCATTGGGTTGAGATAAGTTATTAAgtgatatttataaaatacaagaaattaTACTATATTAGTCTTTTTCAGTGgtacttggaaa containing:
- the LOC114877884 gene encoding ras-related protein Rab-8A isoform X1; amino-acid sequence: MAKTYDYLFKLLLIGDSGVGKTCVLFRFSEDAFNTTFISTIGIDFKIRTIELDGKKIKLQIWDTAGQERFRTITTAYYRGAMGIMLVYDVTNEKSFENIKNWIRNIEENASADVEKMLLGNKCELIEKRQVSKERGEQLAVEYGIKFMETSAKSSINVEEAFYTLARDIKAKMEKKLKEASNPPKGGGHQLKASEPQRKPPSWLARCSIL
- the LOC114877884 gene encoding ras-related protein Rab-8A isoform X2 — its product is MAKTYDYLFKLLLIGDSGVGKTCVLFRFSEDAFNTTFISTIGIDFKIRTIELDGKKIKLQIWDTAGQERFRTITTAYYRGAMGIMLVYDVTNEKSFENIKNWIRNIEENASADVEKMLLGNKCELIEKRQVSKERGEQLAVEYGIKFMETSAKSSINVEEAFYTLARDIKAKMEKKLEASNPPKGGGHQLKASEPQRKPPSWLARCSIL